The Clostridioides difficile genome has a segment encoding these proteins:
- a CDS encoding cobalamin biosynthesis protein, with protein MKSYGICPASCGEFVQGIIDNEEYLCSYAINMYSKVCIEEKLKDINLGRPKARIAIEKVFEKFNLPKKDTKNISLNINSKIPVGKGMASSTADIGATIKATLSLIDKDLNREEIAKLAAEIEPTDSILINKNSIFNPLNGTVIKYLGNITNAKVIILEPNKVLDTMKIRMRKDYNKLKIENREIIKKSFALLEEGMKKNDLSLVGEACTLSSLANENIEKKEYLNEIIKISELYGAYGVNIAHSGTVIGILIDKLMDDKKLIDVLCEYNINSVYNKIYTLDIIDGGIRGK; from the coding sequence ATGAAATCTTATGGAATATGCCCAGCATCATGTGGAGAGTTTGTTCAAGGGATAATAGACAATGAAGAATATCTATGTTCATATGCTATCAATATGTATTCTAAGGTATGTATTGAAGAAAAGTTAAAAGATATAAATTTAGGTAGACCTAAAGCGAGAATAGCTATAGAAAAAGTATTTGAAAAATTTAATTTACCTAAAAAAGATACCAAAAACATTTCTTTAAATATAAACAGTAAAATACCTGTTGGAAAAGGAATGGCAAGTTCAACAGCTGATATAGGGGCTACTATAAAAGCTACGTTATCGTTAATAGATAAAGATTTAAACCGTGAGGAAATAGCTAAACTGGCAGCAGAAATAGAACCAACAGATTCTATACTTATAAATAAAAATAGTATATTTAATCCTCTAAATGGTACTGTTATAAAATACTTAGGAAATATAACTAATGCAAAAGTTATAATTCTTGAACCTAATAAAGTATTAGATACCATGAAAATTAGAATGAGGAAAGATTATAATAAGTTAAAAATAGAAAATAGAGAAATTATAAAAAAGTCATTTGCTCTTTTAGAAGAAGGTATGAAGAAAAATGATTTATCCTTAGTTGGAGAGGCTTGTACATTAAGTAGTTTAGCAAATGAAAATATAGAAAAAAAAGAATACTTAAATGAAATAATAAAAATATCCGAGCTATATGGAGCCTATGGAGTAAATATTGCACATAGTGGTACAGTAATAGGTATTTTAATTGATAAGCTCATGGATGATAAGAAATTAATAGATGTATTATGTGAGTATAATATAAATTCTGTTTATAATAAAATCTATACCTTAGATATAATAGATGGTGGAATAAGGGGGAAGTAG
- a CDS encoding cobalt-precorrin-8 methylmutase → MEYIKNPMKIEERSFELIQGIIDEIRPDYKFKDEIEEKIIKRAIHTTADFDYLDILKISENVVDSIIDALKNNASIYTDTNMALSGINKKKLEALGCKYKCLVADDETVKVAKEKGITRSMAAVEIAAKEEGRKIFVLGNAPTALYKVMEMKSEGKLDVDAVIGVPVGFVGAQESKDEVEKTDIPYIISKGRKGGSNLAAAIVNAILYAM, encoded by the coding sequence ATGGAATACATAAAGAATCCTATGAAAATAGAAGAGAGAAGTTTTGAGTTAATACAAGGAATAATAGATGAAATCAGACCAGATTATAAATTTAAAGATGAGATTGAAGAAAAAATAATAAAAAGAGCTATACATACCACTGCTGATTTTGATTACTTGGATATATTAAAAATATCAGAAAATGTGGTTGATAGTATAATAGATGCACTAAAAAATAATGCAAGTATTTACACAGATACAAATATGGCTCTTAGTGGAATAAATAAAAAGAAGCTGGAAGCATTGGGATGCAAATATAAATGTTTGGTAGCAGATGATGAAACTGTAAAAGTAGCTAAAGAAAAAGGTATTACACGTTCTATGGCAGCTGTAGAAATTGCAGCAAAAGAAGAAGGAAGAAAGATATTCGTGCTTGGAAATGCACCAACAGCTTTATATAAAGTAATGGAAATGAAATCAGAAGGAAAATTAGATGTAGATGCAGTTATAGGAGTTCCTGTAGGTTTTGTAGGAGCGCAAGAGTCAAAAGATGAAGTTGAAAAGACAGACATACCATATATAATTTCTAAAGGTAGAAAAGGTGGTAGTAATTTAGCAGCAGCAATAGTGAATGCTATCTTATATGCCATGTAG
- the cbiD gene encoding cobalt-precorrin-5B (C(1))-methyltransferase CbiD → MEEYVYIDGKKYRRGYTTGSCATGASKAAVYMMITKNEIDTINIDTPKGIPLSLNVDNVNISDSFVECSVKKDGGDDIDATHTMDIYARAEIISKIDDNNNYLTLENIDNININEEHQSELYKFIRVYGGTGIGVVTKKGLSVGVGKPAINPTPLRMINQEIIKLIGSDFESILGDNNVLKITIFAPQGEKIAKKTFNPRLGIVGGISIIGTTGIVEPMSDEGWKKSLSIELQMKKEQGLDKIILVPGNHGEQFIREKLNLDIKYVVRTSNFIGYMIKEAQRIGYKKILMAGHIGKFIKVSAGIFNTHSKVADARSEILVANLALMGATSEFLHKISQCLTAEEAVELINNSEYKQVYNILSNKCRDRVKQYLNEDVDDIDVEVIIFSMDKSLLGKSDNTDDLVEVFI, encoded by the coding sequence ATGGAAGAGTATGTATATATAGATGGGAAAAAGTATCGTAGAGGATATACTACAGGTTCTTGTGCTACAGGTGCATCTAAGGCTGCTGTATATATGATGATTACAAAAAATGAAATTGATACCATAAACATAGACACTCCTAAGGGAATACCACTATCACTAAATGTTGACAATGTAAATATTTCTGATAGCTTTGTGGAATGTTCTGTAAAAAAAGATGGTGGAGATGATATAGATGCAACACATACTATGGATATCTATGCAAGAGCCGAAATTATATCTAAAATTGATGACAACAATAATTATCTTACCTTAGAAAATATTGATAACATAAATATTAATGAAGAGCATCAAAGTGAACTTTATAAATTTATTAGAGTCTATGGTGGAACTGGTATTGGAGTAGTAACTAAAAAAGGATTAAGTGTAGGTGTTGGCAAACCTGCCATAAATCCAACTCCATTAAGAATGATAAATCAGGAAATAATAAAGCTTATAGGAAGTGATTTTGAATCTATACTTGGGGATAATAACGTTTTAAAAATAACAATCTTTGCTCCACAAGGTGAAAAAATAGCAAAGAAAACATTCAATCCAAGGTTAGGAATAGTTGGAGGAATATCTATAATAGGTACAACTGGAATTGTTGAGCCTATGAGCGATGAGGGATGGAAAAAATCTTTATCTATAGAACTTCAAATGAAAAAAGAACAAGGTTTAGACAAAATAATATTAGTTCCAGGAAATCATGGAGAACAATTTATAAGAGAGAAACTGAATTTAGATATTAAGTATGTAGTAAGAACAAGTAACTTTATAGGTTATATGATTAAAGAGGCTCAAAGGATTGGATATAAAAAAATATTGATGGCTGGACATATAGGTAAGTTTATAAAAGTATCAGCTGGTATTTTTAATACTCATAGTAAAGTAGCAGATGCTAGAAGTGAGATATTAGTGGCAAATCTAGCCTTAATGGGAGCGACATCTGAATTTTTACATAAAATAAGCCAGTGTTTAACTGCTGAAGAAGCTGTAGAGTTAATAAACAATAGTGAATATAAACAGGTTTATAATATATTGAGTAATAAATGTAGAGATAGAGTAAAGCAGTATTTAAATGAAGATGTAGATGATATTGACGTAGAAGTAATAATTTTTTCAATGGATAAGTCTTTGTTAGGAAAATCAGATAATACAGATGATTTAGTGGAGGTTTTTATATGA
- a CDS encoding cobalt-precorrin-7 (C(5))-methyltransferase, whose amino-acid sequence MINIIGLGPGNLDYITKKGEELISTSDVLIGGRRNLESVKNFEGEKIILDSNLREIVEYINNNSEKQISIIASGDPLIYGIGKYLSKNIDNKMLNMVSGISSLQYIFSRIYVDMNDLYITSSHGKIPDFDYILSHKKVCMVTDSKIGPKQISKEIIDRNLNKIIVVGENLSYDNEKITIAKPEEIIRMDNFGMNVVVILDEE is encoded by the coding sequence ATGATAAATATAATAGGTTTAGGCCCTGGTAACTTAGACTATATAACAAAAAAAGGGGAAGAGTTAATTTCTACTTCAGATGTATTAATTGGTGGCAGAAGGAATTTAGAATCTGTAAAAAATTTTGAAGGAGAAAAAATAATATTAGATTCTAATTTAAGAGAAATTGTAGAGTACATAAATAACAATAGTGAAAAGCAAATATCAATAATAGCTTCAGGTGACCCGCTTATATATGGTATAGGGAAGTATTTATCTAAAAATATTGATAATAAGATGTTAAATATGGTTTCTGGAATTAGTTCTTTACAATATATATTTTCAAGGATATATGTTGATATGAATGATTTATATATTACCAGTAGTCATGGTAAAATACCAGATTTCGATTATATACTATCACATAAAAAAGTATGTATGGTTACAGATTCTAAGATAGGACCAAAGCAAATAAGTAAAGAAATAATAGACAGAAATTTAAATAAAATTATTGTTGTAGGTGAGAATTTATCATATGACAATGAAAAAATAACAATAGCAAAGCCAGAAGAAATAATAAGAATGGATAATTTTGGGATGAATGTTGTGGTGATTTTAGATGAAGAATAG
- a CDS encoding decarboxylating cobalt-precorrin-6B (C(15))-methyltransferase, which translates to MKNSEFITGKVPITKEEVRAISISKLNLVNAKNLIDIGAGTGSVSIEAAYNYPNLKVISIEKNDAAVALIEKNIKKFNLKNVEVIKGYAPININLNNKVDSIFLGGTGNNLEEIITWSKKTLITGGRLVANFIIIETFNQTLKLLRKYGFKEIDVCVLNVSKLEKLGKGEYFKPLNPIYIISCEKGEKDDE; encoded by the coding sequence ATGAAGAATAGTGAATTTATAACAGGTAAGGTTCCAATTACTAAAGAAGAAGTTAGAGCAATATCAATAAGCAAGTTAAATTTAGTAAATGCTAAGAATCTTATAGATATAGGTGCTGGTACAGGAAGTGTAAGCATTGAAGCTGCATATAACTATCCTAATTTAAAGGTTATATCTATAGAGAAAAATGATGCTGCTGTAGCGCTTATAGAAAAAAACATCAAAAAGTTTAATTTAAAAAACGTAGAGGTAATAAAGGGCTATGCTCCAATAAATATAAATTTAAATAATAAAGTTGACTCTATTTTTCTTGGAGGTACTGGAAATAACTTAGAAGAAATAATAACATGGTCTAAAAAAACTTTAATTACAGGAGGAAGACTTGTAGCTAATTTTATAATTATAGAAACATTTAACCAAACTCTAAAGTTACTTAGAAAATATGGGTTTAAAGAAATAGATGTATGTGTCTTAAATGTTTCTAAACTAGAGAAACTGGGAAAAGGTGAATATTTTAAACCACTAAATCCTATATATATAATATCTTGTGAAAAAGGGGAAAAGGATGATGAATAA
- a CDS encoding cobalt-precorrin-4 methyltransferase, which produces MNKVHFVGAGPGDKELITLKGYKLLSNADVVIYAGSLVNPELLEYCKEDCQIHNSAHMDLQEIIDVMRDGIENNKSVVRLQTGDFSIYGSIREQVEDLNKLNIDYDCTPGVSSFLGAASSLGVEYTVPEISQSVIITRMEGRTPVPEKESIQSYAKHQTSMVIFLSVQEIEKVVSKLLEGGYPEDTPIAVIYKATWADEKIVKGTLNDIAVKVKENNINKTALIMVGRFLGEEYNNSKLYDKDFKHEYRG; this is translated from the coding sequence ATGAATAAAGTACATTTTGTGGGAGCAGGACCTGGAGACAAAGAGCTAATAACTTTGAAAGGGTATAAACTATTAAGTAATGCAGATGTAGTAATATATGCAGGGTCACTTGTTAATCCTGAGCTTTTAGAATATTGTAAAGAAGATTGTCAAATACATAATAGTGCACATATGGATTTACAAGAAATAATAGATGTTATGAGAGATGGTATAGAAAATAACAAGTCTGTTGTGAGATTACAAACAGGAGATTTTTCTATATATGGTTCAATTAGAGAACAAGTGGAAGATTTAAATAAATTGAATATAGACTATGATTGTACACCAGGAGTTAGTTCTTTTTTAGGAGCAGCTTCATCTTTAGGAGTGGAATATACAGTTCCTGAAATTTCTCAAAGTGTCATTATAACAAGAATGGAAGGAAGGACTCCCGTTCCTGAAAAGGAATCAATACAATCTTATGCTAAGCACCAGACATCTATGGTAATATTTTTATCTGTTCAAGAGATTGAGAAAGTAGTATCCAAATTATTGGAAGGTGGTTATCCAGAAGATACTCCTATTGCAGTTATATATAAAGCTACATGGGCAGATGAAAAAATAGTTAAAGGAACTTTAAATGATATAGCTGTAAAAGTTAAAGAAAATAACATAAATAAAACTGCTTTAATAATGGTGGGTAGATTTTTAGGAGAAGAATATAATAATTCAAAGTTATATGATAAGGATTTTAAACATGAGTATAGAGGGTAA
- the cbiG gene encoding cobalt-precorrin 5A hydrolase, with protein MIRILNMSIEGNIAIICITENGKILAKKIESLVNNCVVYQIKNKKATLAISQEDSVQIVQKKLSDFVGEVFSKSEYIVFIMATGIVVRSIAPYIRSKFSDPAILVIDEKGQNVISLLSGHVGGANNLTQYISSLINANPVITTATDVNQKASLDMIAKNLNAYIANFRENVKEVNSMLVNNKCVGLYVEEGYQVDTRGFKLIESSKALKDCCLNKDIEKIVIVSNKINFTKNTESLKIDSLEIDNNFKHNYVKEKIIKVIPKDIVIGIGCRRYTDSKLMFNSLLEFFEKQNIDIKAVKTIGSIELKKDEKAIIDLAEKLKVPFETFSIDEISKVDDMFDKSDFVKKNVGVYSVAEPVAYLLSKGNLIVEKHKYKGITFSVGRIKI; from the coding sequence ATGATAAGGATTTTAAACATGAGTATAGAGGGTAATATAGCTATAATCTGTATTACAGAAAACGGAAAAATTTTAGCTAAAAAGATAGAATCTTTAGTGAATAATTGTGTTGTATATCAAATAAAAAATAAAAAAGCTACTTTGGCTATTAGTCAGGAAGATTCTGTACAAATAGTACAAAAAAAGCTAAGTGATTTTGTAGGAGAGGTATTCTCTAAATCTGAGTATATAGTATTTATAATGGCAACAGGGATAGTTGTACGAAGTATAGCACCATATATAAGAAGTAAGTTCAGTGACCCTGCAATTTTAGTGATAGATGAGAAAGGACAAAATGTAATAAGCTTATTGAGTGGACATGTTGGTGGAGCAAATAATTTAACACAGTATATAAGTAGTCTTATAAATGCGAATCCAGTAATAACAACAGCTACTGATGTAAATCAAAAAGCTTCTTTAGATATGATAGCGAAAAACTTAAATGCTTATATTGCTAACTTTAGAGAAAATGTAAAAGAAGTAAATTCTATGTTAGTAAATAATAAATGTGTTGGCTTGTATGTTGAGGAAGGCTATCAAGTTGATACTAGAGGATTTAAGCTTATAGAAAGTAGTAAAGCATTAAAAGATTGTTGTTTAAATAAAGATATAGAAAAGATAGTTATAGTAAGCAACAAGATAAATTTTACTAAAAATACTGAAAGCTTAAAGATAGATAGTTTAGAGATAGACAATAACTTTAAACATAATTATGTCAAAGAAAAAATAATAAAAGTGATTCCAAAAGATATAGTTATAGGTATTGGGTGTAGAAGATATACAGATAGTAAGTTGATGTTTAATTCTTTACTAGAATTTTTTGAGAAACAAAATATAGATATTAAAGCTGTGAAAACCATTGGAAGTATAGAGCTAAAAAAAGATGAAAAGGCAATCATTGATTTAGCAGAAAAACTAAAAGTGCCATTTGAGACATTTTCAATAGATGAAATATCCAAAGTTGATGATATGTTTGATAAATCCGATTTTGTAAAAAAAAATGTAGGTGTATATTCAGTAGCAGAACCTGTAGCATATCTTTTAAGTAAAGGGAACTTAATAGTTGAAAAACATAAATATAAAGGAATAACTTTTTCGGTAGGGAGAATAAAAATATGA
- the cobJ gene encoding precorrin-3B C(17)-methyltransferase → MIYVVGIGPGSKDTMTLEAIKAIEDSEAIVGYKTYINLIEEFISDKEVIQNGMRQEVDRCKQAVEEAKKGKKVAVISSGDAGIYGMAGLILELISKESEDIKVKVIPGVTASIGAAAILGAPIMHDFCHISLSDLMTPWEVIEKRLKLAAEADFVICLYNPRSKGRSEHLSKAFKIMGEFKSGNTPVGVVKDVGREKETKFICTFENMDFEKVDMTTMVIIGNKSTYIDGELMITPRGYTV, encoded by the coding sequence ATGATATATGTTGTAGGAATTGGACCAGGAAGTAAAGATACAATGACTTTAGAGGCAATAAAAGCGATAGAGGACTCTGAGGCTATTGTTGGATATAAGACTTATATAAATTTAATAGAAGAATTTATAAGTGATAAAGAAGTAATTCAAAATGGTATGAGGCAAGAAGTTGATAGATGTAAACAAGCAGTAGAGGAAGCCAAGAAAGGGAAGAAAGTAGCAGTTATAAGTAGTGGAGACGCTGGTATATATGGAATGGCAGGACTTATTTTAGAATTAATATCTAAGGAAAGTGAAGACATAAAAGTGAAAGTAATTCCAGGTGTTACTGCTAGTATCGGTGCAGCTGCCATACTTGGAGCACCTATTATGCATGACTTCTGCCATATAAGTTTAAGTGACTTAATGACTCCATGGGAAGTAATTGAAAAAAGATTAAAGTTAGCTGCAGAAGCTGATTTTGTAATATGTCTTTATAATCCAAGAAGTAAGGGAAGAAGTGAACATCTAAGTAAAGCATTTAAAATAATGGGTGAATTTAAATCTGGAAATACACCTGTTGGAGTGGTCAAAGATGTAGGTAGAGAAAAGGAAACTAAGTTTATATGTACTTTTGAGAATATGGATTTTGAAAAAGTTGACATGACTACTATGGTCATAATCGGAAATAAATCTACTTATATTGATGGTGAACTGATGATAACTCCAAGAGGTTATACAGTATGA
- the cobK gene encoding precorrin-6A reductase produces the protein MILILGGTSDSLAICDRLNELENQSYVISVTTEYGKELAQKHANNIILGKLGKEEMLRFIKDNHIVRIIDATHPYAVEVSKNAITCAKLSNIEYIRFERKSLIEEINYDNKFIVNTIEEACKIASKIGKNIFIGTGSKNLNRFVEEIHDKNLVVRVLPTSEVILSCEKLGLNADNIIAMKGPFSQCINEETYKHYDIDLVITKESGVAGGFLEKVNACKNLNIPVVIIKRESINYENVINDINKIKDIIV, from the coding sequence ATGATTTTGATTTTGGGAGGAACCTCAGATAGTTTAGCTATATGTGATAGGTTAAATGAATTAGAAAATCAGTCCTATGTAATTTCAGTAACTACAGAATATGGAAAAGAACTTGCACAAAAACATGCAAATAACATAATTTTAGGTAAGCTTGGAAAAGAAGAAATGCTAAGATTTATAAAGGATAATCACATAGTCAGAATAATAGATGCGACTCATCCCTATGCAGTTGAAGTATCTAAAAATGCTATTACTTGTGCAAAATTATCAAATATAGAGTATATAAGATTTGAAAGAAAATCATTGATAGAAGAAATAAATTATGACAATAAGTTTATAGTAAATACAATTGAAGAAGCTTGTAAAATTGCAAGTAAAATAGGAAAAAATATATTTATAGGGACAGGAAGTAAAAACTTAAACAGATTTGTAGAAGAAATACATGATAAAAATTTAGTGGTTAGAGTTCTTCCAACAAGTGAAGTTATCTTAAGCTGTGAAAAATTAGGTCTAAATGCAGACAATATAATAGCAATGAAGGGTCCGTTTAGCCAGTGTATAAACGAAGAAACATATAAACATTATGATATAGATTTAGTTATAACAAAAGAAAGTGGGGTAGCAGGAGGTTTTTTAGAAAAAGTAAATGCATGTAAAAACCTCAATATACCAGTAGTAATTATTAAACGAGAATCGATTAACTACGAAAATGTGATTAACGACATAAATAAAATTAAAGACATAATTGTGTGA
- a CDS encoding cobalt-factor II C(20)-methyltransferase yields MKKALLVVSFGTSYHETREKTIDACEKKIKNSLKNYDFFRAYTSNMIINKIKKRDGIEIDNPIQALDKIYEQGYEEVIIQTLHIICGEEFNKLKEQVESYSSKFKKLVLGRPLLTHIEDYQESVEAIKHQIPHMESDEAVVFMGHGTVHESHSAYPALEYMLRDNGVNAYVGTVEGYPEIEHVMRRLKEGNIKTINLMPFMLVAGDHAINDMAGDEEDSWKTILEDNGFDVKIHLKGLGENPYIQDKFVRHALKCAETAKFYGIGTGPGDSSLLTIKAVNTLKKLDILYTPESKRGGESLALSIVSEYLPESLEIKSRHFPMSFDGNEKTLAWDNVAEEIILDVNNGKNVGFVTLGDPMLYSTYVYIMNRIVDEIEVETIPGISSFSNIASNQNFPLVMDREALVVVPCTMEDDKIENALQNYNSIVLMKVYKNFKEIIKKLEKYNLIEHAILVSNSSQDSETVFKDLREAHLEDKISYFSTILVNKENKIK; encoded by the coding sequence ATGAAAAAAGCCTTATTAGTAGTAAGTTTTGGGACAAGTTATCATGAAACAAGAGAAAAGACAATAGATGCATGTGAAAAAAAAATAAAAAATTCATTGAAAAATTATGATTTTTTTAGAGCTTATACATCAAATATGATAATAAACAAAATAAAGAAAAGAGATGGCATAGAAATAGACAACCCTATACAAGCTTTAGATAAAATATATGAGCAAGGATATGAAGAAGTAATAATTCAAACACTTCATATTATATGTGGAGAAGAATTTAATAAGCTAAAAGAACAAGTAGAAAGCTATTCTTCTAAATTTAAAAAACTTGTATTAGGTAGACCCTTACTTACTCACATAGAGGATTATCAAGAATCAGTAGAGGCAATTAAACATCAAATTCCTCATATGGAAAGTGATGAAGCAGTAGTATTTATGGGGCATGGAACAGTTCATGAGTCTCATTCAGCATACCCAGCCTTAGAATATATGCTTAGAGATAATGGAGTAAATGCTTATGTTGGTACAGTTGAAGGTTATCCAGAAATAGAACATGTAATGAGAAGATTAAAAGAAGGAAATATAAAAACTATAAATTTAATGCCATTTATGCTAGTTGCAGGTGACCACGCTATAAATGATATGGCAGGAGATGAAGAGGATTCTTGGAAGACAATACTTGAAGATAATGGATTTGATGTGAAAATTCATTTAAAAGGGCTAGGAGAAAATCCTTATATACAAGATAAATTTGTTCGTCATGCTCTTAAATGTGCAGAAACTGCTAAGTTTTATGGTATAGGAACAGGACCAGGAGATAGTTCTTTACTTACAATAAAAGCAGTTAATACTCTAAAAAAACTAGATATTTTATACACTCCAGAGTCAAAAAGGGGTGGAGAAAGTTTGGCATTATCAATAGTTAGCGAATATTTGCCGGAATCATTAGAGATAAAATCTAGACATTTCCCAATGAGTTTTGATGGAAACGAAAAAACATTAGCTTGGGATAATGTAGCAGAGGAAATTATTTTAGATGTTAACAATGGAAAAAATGTAGGATTTGTAACACTGGGTGACCCTATGCTTTATAGTACATATGTGTATATAATGAACAGAATAGTAGATGAGATAGAAGTAGAGACTATACCAGGAATTTCTTCATTTTCTAATATAGCATCTAATCAAAATTTTCCATTAGTTATGGATAGAGAAGCATTAGTAGTGGTTCCTTGTACTATGGAAGATGATAAGATAGAGAATGCTCTACAAAATTATAATTCCATAGTGTTAATGAAAGTGTATAAGAATTTTAAAGAAATAATAAAAAAATTAGAAAAATATAATCTGATAGAACATGCTATTTTAGTTAGTAATTCGTCTCAAGATAGTGAAACTGTGTTTAAGGATTTAAGAGAAGCACATCTTGAAGATAAGATATCTTATTTTTCTACGATACTAGTAAATAAAGAGAACAAAATAAAATAG
- the hemC gene encoding hydroxymethylbilane synthase produces MNIVVGTRGSNLALIQTEWVINELKKKYPHINFEIKIIKTKGDIIQNVSLDKIGDKGLFVKEIEQQLLDGQIDIAVHSMKDMPSYLADGLKFAHTPKREDPRDVLILRDEYKSLDDLPHGAVIGTGSKRRKFQLLNQRPDLNIVQVRGNVETRIRKIKDENLHGIVLAASGIIRANLQDRISSYLPVDVVIPAPAQGALAIEIRSNDSDVEEIVNSLKDNDTEIQILAERGFLDGVNGSCHIPMAAYCEINQDKIHLTGLYGDSDGNKIVIKSIEGDISSPRELGLRLAKLVLKEYENYEG; encoded by the coding sequence ATGAATATCGTGGTTGGAACTAGGGGTAGCAATCTAGCACTTATACAAACTGAATGGGTAATAAATGAGCTGAAAAAGAAATATCCTCATATTAATTTTGAAATCAAAATTATAAAAACAAAAGGAGATATAATTCAAAATGTTTCCTTAGATAAAATAGGTGATAAAGGATTATTTGTAAAAGAAATAGAGCAACAATTATTGGATGGACAGATAGATATAGCAGTACATAGTATGAAAGATATGCCATCTTATTTAGCAGATGGACTAAAATTTGCTCATACACCTAAAAGAGAAGACCCAAGAGATGTGTTAATACTTAGAGATGAATATAAAAGCTTAGATGATTTACCTCATGGAGCAGTAATAGGAACAGGGAGTAAAAGAAGAAAGTTTCAATTATTAAATCAAAGACCTGATTTAAACATAGTTCAAGTTAGGGGAAATGTGGAGACTAGAATACGAAAAATCAAAGATGAAAATCTACATGGTATTGTACTAGCTGCATCAGGAATAATAAGAGCTAATTTACAAGATAGAATAAGTTCTTACTTGCCGGTTGATGTTGTTATTCCAGCACCTGCTCAAGGGGCTTTAGCTATAGAAATAAGAAGTAATGATAGTGATGTTGAGGAAATAGTGAATTCGCTAAAGGATAATGATACAGAAATCCAAATATTAGCTGAAAGAGGATTTTTAGATGGTGTGAATGGAAGTTGTCATATTCCAATGGCTGCCTATTGTGAAATAAATCAAGATAAAATACACCTTACTGGTTTATATGGAGATTCAGATGGAAATAAAATAGTAATTAAATCCATAGAAGGAGATATTTCTTCTCCTAGAGAGTTAGGTCTAAGGTTAGCTAAACTTGTATTGAAGGAGTATGAAAATTATGAAGGGTAA